From the genome of Streptomyces sp. NBC_01142:
CATCCAGCCACGCAGCACGAACCAGCCGCCGATCATCAGCACCGAGCCGAGCACGGTGACATGCGTGATGTTGATGACGGGGAAGAGGACAGAGCGCAGAAAGAGCGTGTAGCGCTCCCACGCGGTCCACTCCTTGACCCGCTGGTCGGAGAGCGCGATCCGGCGCGCGCCCAGGCGGTGCGCCTCGATGGTCCGGCCGGCGTCGACCGTCTCGGCCAGGACGGCGGCCACCGCCGCGTACCCCGCCGCCTCCGAGCGGTACGCCGACGGCGCCCGCTTGAAGTACCAGCGGCAGCCCGCCACCAGCAGCGGTGCGGCCACCAGCACAGCCAGCGCCAGCGGCGGCGCCGTCACCGCGAGGCCGCCCAGCAGCAGGGCCGCCCACACCACTCCGATGGCGAGCTGCGGTACGGCCTCGCGCATGGCGTTGGCCAGCCGGTCGATGTCGGTGGTGATGCGGGAGAGCAGATCGCCGGTGCCTGCCCGCTCCAGCACACCCGGCGGCAGCCCCACCGACCGCACGAGGAAGTCCTCGCGCAGATCGGCCAGCATCTCCTCGCCGAGCATGGAGCCGCGCAGTCGCATCAGCCGTACGAACACGGTCTGCACGACGAGCGCGACGGCGAACACAGCGATTGTGCGCTCCAGATGGAGCTCGCGCGCGCCCTCCGTCAGCCGCTCCACCACGGAGCCGAGCAGATAGGGGCCCGCCATCGAGGCGATCACCGCGATCGCGTTGACGGCGACCAGAGCGGCGAAGGCGCGACGGTGCCGGTGCAGCAGCTCGCGGACATAGGACCGTACGGTCGCGGCGGTGCCGACAGGCAGCGTCGTCGCCGACTCCGGTGCCGCCGGGTCGTACTCCGGTGGCGCCATGCCGATCATGCCGACTCCTCGATCTCGGCGAACACATCTGTCTCGCGGGTGACGACGGCCCGGTAGCGCGGATCGGTGTGCAGCAGCTCGCGGTGCACGCCCACCGCCACCGCCTGGTCGTTGTCCACCAGCACCACCCGGTCCGCGAGGTCGAGCAGCAGCGGCGACGAGGCGAAGACCACGGTCGTACGGTCCGTGCGCAGACGCTTGACGCCCGCCGCGACCCGCGCCTCGGTGTGCGAGTCGACGGCCGAGGTCGGCTCGTCGAGGACCAGCACCTCGGGGTCGGTCACCAGCGAACGGGCCAGCGCCAGGCGCTGGCGCTGGCCGCCCGACAGGGACCGTCCGCGCTCGGTGATCCGGGTGCGCATCGGGTCGCCGTCGGTGTCCACGGACGCCTGGGCGAGCGCGTCCAGCACATCGCCGCACTGTGCGGCGTCCAGGGCCTCCTCGGCGGACACCTTCCCCGAGGAGGGGATGTCGAGCAGCTCCCGGAGCGTGCCGGAGAGCAGCACCGGATCCTTGTCCTGTACGAGGACGGCGGCACGGGCCGCGGCGAGTGTCAGCTCGTCCAGCGGCACCCCGCCGAGCAGGACGGACGCGGTGCCGGCCTTCGCACCGGCCTCGTTCTCGGCCTCAGCCGTCGTCTCGGCGGCGGTGGCCGGGTGGCCGCCGAGCCGTTCGGCGAGCAGTCCGGCCGCGTCCGGGTCCCCGCACACCACCGCGGTGAACCGGCCCGCCGGGGCGAGGACACCGGTGACGGGGTCGTACAGATCGCCGCTGGGCCGGCCGTACGCCACCCCGGAGGGCTCGGTCGTGCGCCGCAGCGCCAGCACCCGCGCGGCCCGCTTCGCGGAGGGCCGGGAGAAGGAGAACGCCATGGCGATCTCCTCGAAGTTCTGCAAGGGGTAGTGGGTGAGCAGGACCGCGCTGTAGACGGTGACGAGCTCGCCCACCGTGATCCTGCCCTCGAGCGTGAGCTTCGCGCCGTACGCGACCACCGCGATCAGGAGCAGCCCCGGCAGCAGCACCTGGATCGCGGCGATCAGCGCCCACATCCGGGCGCTGCGAACGGCTGCCCGCCGTACCTCCTGGGAGGCACGACGGTAGCGGCCGAGGAACAGCTCCTCGCCGCCGATACCGCGCAGCACCCGCAGGCCGGCGACCGTGTCGGAGGCCAGCTCGGTGGCCCTGCCCGCCTTTTCGCGCTGGATGTCCGCGCGCCGGGTGGCGCGGGGCAGCAACGGCAGGACGGCCAGGGCGAGGACGGGTACGCCGATGGCGACCATGACGCCGAGCGCGGGCTGGTAGATCACGAGACCGACGCAGACCACGACCAGCGTGGTGGCGGCCGCGGCGAACCGGGAGAGAGCCTCGACGAACCAGCCGATCTTCTCCACGTCGCCCGTGGAGACCGCGACCACCTCGCCCGCGGCGACCCGGCGGGTCAGCACCGCGCCGAGCTCGGCGGTCCTGCGGGCCAGCAGTTGCTGGACGCGGGCCGCGGCCGTGATCCAGTTGGTGACGGCCGTGCGGTGCAGCATCGTGTCGCCCAGCGCGATGGCCGCGCCGAGCAGCGCGATCAGCCCGCCCGCGTACGCCAGCTGCTCGCTGGAGCGGTCCACCACTGCCTGGACGGCCAGGCCCACGCCGAGCGGCAGCCCTGCGATGCCGAGCTGGTGCATCAGGCCCCAGAACAGGGACTTGAGCTGACCGCCCAGCTGATTCCGGCCGAGCCACAGCAGGAACCGGGTGCCGGACCGGACGTCGGGATCACCTGGATCGGGATACGGAAGATCGCGAATCTGCATGACGTCCCAGCGCTCTGTGAAATGTATGGCGCAAACCGTACAAGGTTCGCCTTTTGCAGCCCGTCCCGCAAACGACTTTTGTGCCGCAGGACATGGAACGCGCCAAGATCGAGCATCATGCTCTGGCGTACCGGGCCCGTCGCACGCTTCACTCCTGACGCATGAAGAGACAGATCATGTCCATGCTCGCCGGGCTGGCACTGGCGGCGGGATCGCTGCTCGGCGCCGGGCCCGCCGCCGCGGCGGCCGAGCCGCCCATTGACCCGCCCGCGGAGTTCGGCAACGACTGGCACGACCCGGTCACCGCCGCGCCCCCCGTCGGTCGGCCCGCCACGGCGTCCTGCCAAGTGACGCTCGTTCAGGCGCAGTTCCGCGACTTCATGCCGCACAGGGGCAGCTACGCACCTCCCGAGGAGTGCGGCAGAAACTGGAGCAAGGTGGTGCTCCGGCTCGACGGAAGCGTCAAGGGGCGGCAGTACGACAGGCTCGGCCACCTCGCCGTCGGTGGAGTGGAGGTGCTCCGTACGTCCACCCCGCAGCCCTCGCCGGACGGCATCGCCTGGTCGGTGGAGAAGGACATCACGCGCTACAGCGACACCCTGCGCAGCGCCCAGCCCGTCGAAATGCTCATCGGCAATGTCGTCAATGAGACGTACACCGGCGTCATCGACGTCAAGGTCACGCTGACCTTCTACGCGTCCGACGGCACGGTGAAGTCCGCCGGGACGCCCGACAAGGTGCTCGCGCCGGCCGGCACGTCGCTCACCACGCCGCGCAACTCCGAGCGGATCATCGCCGAGGTGTACGCCACCGGTTCGGGCGGCGGCTGCGAAGAGTACTGGTATCTGACCGTCCCGGACGCCGCCCCCTACTCGTGCAAGGCCGCGGACGGCCCGTACCGCGAGGTGCAGATCAAGGTCGACGGCCAACTCGCCGGAATCGCGGCGCCGTTCCCGACGGTGTGGACCGGCGGCTGGTCCAACCCCTTCCTCTGGTATGTGATTCCGGGGCCACGCGCCTTCGACATCAAACCGATCCAGTACGACCTCACCCCCTTCGCAGCCCGGCTCAACGACGGCCGGCCGCACCGCGTCGAGGTGTCCGTCGTCGGAGTCCCGCCGGGGCAGACCGGCTGGAGCACGCCCACCAATGTCCTGGTGTGGCAGGACGAGGGAAGCACCGTGGTCACCGGAGGCCTGACCCGCCACCAGGAGAGCTCACCCGTCAACTCGGTGACGTACACGCCCGGTTCCGAGCACCGGCTCGACACCGAAGGCGGCCACCGGCTCACGGTCGCCGGCTACCTCAACACCTCGCACGGGCGGGTGGTGACGTCCGTGAGCCGTACGCTCGCGAACAGCTCCGTCCACCGCTGGACCGAGGGGGAGAGTCTGGACGCGTTCAAGGGGACCTGGACCGACGACGAGACGGTGACCGGCGGACGGCAGGTCACGGCCACCCACCGCACGTACACGATGGACGGCGTCACCACGCTGGGCGCGGGCGACCGGCTGCGTACCGTCCTCACCCTGGGGGACACGGCCGACACCGTCGTTCTGCGGGGTGGAAAGCGGCTGACGTGGACGCGTCTTGACGACGCGTACGCGGGTGATGCGACGTACACGGCCAATGTGCCGCGCGACCAGCGGCACGCGGTCGGCACGACGGCGGAGCGCTACCGGCTGTACGGCTCCGGGGGCTGCTACGACCGCACCCTGACGACCGTTCAGGGGACGGTCACCGAGGACCGGCGGCGCTGCTGAGAGGAACGGGGCCCGGCCGGCGCGAGCCGGGCCCCGCCCGTCAGGACGCGGGCCTGGACCGTCAGGACGCGGGCCTGGACCGTCAGGACGCGGGCCCCTCCCGTCAGGACGCGGGCCTGGCCGAATCCACGCCGGGACGTGCCTTCCTCCACTCGCCCCGGGTGAAGTCCGGTATCTGCTGCGGCGCGCCCTTCGCCTTGACCGACGCATGGCTCAGCGGAACCGGAGCCGTCCAGGTGGCCGCGTCGTACACGTCGAAGTCGGGGACCAGGCCCAGCTGCATGCACTGCATCAGCCGGAAGATCATGATGTAGTCCATGCCGCCGTGGCCGCCGGGCGGGTTGGAGTGCTCCTTCCACAGCCAGTGGTCCCAGTCGGCGTACTGGGAGAAGTCCTTCCACTGGTCGTCGGTGTGGTCGGGCTCCAGGTAGATCCGGGCCGGGTAGTCCTCGAAGACACCCTTCGTACCGCCGAGGCTGTTGATCCGGCTGTAAGGATGCGGGGTCGACACATCGTGCTCGAGCCGGATGACGCGGCCCTTCGCCGTCTGGACCATGCTGATCGTCCGGTCGCTCTCGATGTACGTCTCCTTCCAGCTCGGGTCGCCCGGCGGCATGTTGGCCCTGCGGTACTCGGCCAGGCCCAGGGCCGGGGTGCCGAAACTGGAGATGCTCACCACTCGGTCGCCGCGGTTGATGTCCATGTAGTTGGAGACCGGGCCGAAACCGTGGTTGGGGTAGAGGTCACCACGCAGCCGGGTGTGCCACAGCCGCCGCCAGGGACCCTCGTAGTAGTCCGGGTCGAACATCAGGCCGCGCAGATCGTGGTTGTACGCCCCCGCACCGTGCAGCAGATCGCCGAACTTGCCGGCGTGCGCCATGCGCAGCACCCGCATCTCGTTCTTGCCGTAACAACAGTTCTCCAGCTGCATACAGTGGCGCCGGGTGCGCTCGGAGAGGTCGACCAGCTGCCACAGCTCGTCCAGACGCATGGCGACGGGGCACTCCACGCCGACGTGCTTGCCGTTCAGCATCGCCGCCTTGGCCATCGCGAAGTGGAGGTCCCAGGGCGTGGCCACATAGACGAAGTCGAGGTCGCCACGCTCGCAGAGGTTCTCGTAGTCGTCCTCGCCCTTGGTGTACACGGCGGGAGCGGGCTGACCGGCCTTGACCACCTTCGCCGCGGCGCTCTCGGTCTTGGCCTTGACCGGGTCGCACAGGGCGACGACCCGGACCCCGGGGAGGGCGAGGAAAAGGTCGATCATGCTGCCGCCGCGATTGCCGAGGCCGATGATCCCGACCCGGACGGTGGTGCGGCGGTCGAAGGGGATCCCGGCCATCGTGCGGCCCTTGCGGGCGGGGGCTGCGGTCTCCGCGGCTCCCGCTCCGGCGGTCTCCGTGGGGGCGATGGCTCCGGCGGTTCCGCCGGCAGCGCCGGTGCCCGCCGCCGCGGCGGTGGAGGTGCCCAGCGCCCCGAGGCCGAGCCCCGCGCCCGCCGCGCCGGCTGTGGTCCGCAGGACGGAGCGGCGGCTCATCGAGCCGGCGTCGCCTTCGTCCCTGCCGTGGTTCTGCTGTGCTGCGTCGTTCATCGAGCCTCCAGGAGAGCTGACGTTGCGCGGCTGGTTCACGAACCTCGGTAGGGACCTTGGTAGTTGGTGCTGCAGATGCGCAAGGGCACGCGTTTGGACTCTTGGTCCGAGTCCATGGACTCTTCTTCACCGCTCTCCTGGAGACGGGGAGAAGAGGGCGTCGCCGTGCCCGGAAGTGACGTCGAGGGCGGCTTCAGCAGCGCGGCCCGGCGCCGTCGACCAGGGTGGACAGCAGACCGCCCAGCACCTCGCGCTGGTCGGCGGTCAAGGGAGCCAGGATGTCCTCCGCGGCTGCGCGGCGAGCGCGGCGCAGCGCTCTGAGCGTGGCGCGGCCGGTGTCGGTGAGCTCGATCCGGATCACCCTGCGGTTGGTCGGATCGGGGGCGCGCCGGACACGGCCGCTCGCCTCCAGACCGTCCACCAGGCTGGTGACGGCCCGGGGAACCACCTCGAGGCGCGCGGCGAGATCGGCCATGCGAGGCGGCTGGTCGTAGTGCGAGACGGTGCGCAGGAGACGGGACTGCGCGGGTGTGATGGCGATGTCGGCCGACTCCAGCTGCCGCTTCTGGCTTCGGTGGAGGCGGCGGGTCAGCCGCAGCAGCTGTTCGGCCAGCAGGCCGTCGGCGTCGGGGGTGCTCATACCCGGAACAATATCAGGACCAGGATCATTGTGAAGTTAGGTAACAGTGAGCTATGCTCTCAAAATATTTGCTGTCCCACGCCTGTCGAAGGAGCCCATGAAACCCGAACAATCCACCTGGACACCGCCGCCCAAGGGCGCGGATCAGCCACCCGCCGAAGTGCGGCGCATCCTCCGGCTCTTCCGCCCCTACCGCGGCCGGCTCGCCGTCGTCGGACTGCTCGTCGGCGCCGCGTCACTCGTCTCGGTCGCTTCGCCGTTCATGCTGCGCGAGATCCTCGACACCGCGATCCCGCAGGGGCGCACCGGGCTGCTCAGCCTGCTCGCCCTCGGCATGATCCTCACCGCGGTGATGACCAGCGTCTTCGGCGTGCTCCAGACGCTGATCTCCACCACCGTCGGCCAGCGCGTCATGCACGATCTGCGCACCGCGGTCTACGCCCAGCTGCAGCGCATGCCGCTCGCCTTCTTCACCAGGACCCGCACCGGAGAGGTCCAGTCGCGCATCGCCAACGACATCGGCGGAATGCAGGCGACCGTGACCTCCACCGCGACCTCCCTGGTCTCCAACCTCACGGCCGTGGTCGCCACGGTCGTCGCGATGCTCGCACTCGACTGGCGGCTGACCGCGGTCTCGCTGCTCCTGCTGCCGCTGTTCGTCTGGATCAGCCGACGCGTCGGCCGCGAGCGCAAGAAGATCACCACGCAGCGTCAGAAGCAGATGGCCGCCATGGCGGCGACCGTCACCGAGTCGCTCTCCGTCAGCGGCATCCTGCTCGGCCGCACCATGGGCCGGGCCGACTCACTGACCACATCCTTCGCCGAGGAGTCCGAGCGCCTCGTCGACCTCGAAGTGCGCTCCAGCATGGCCGGGCGGTGGCGGATGTCCACCATCGGTATCGTCATGGCCGCGATGCCCGCACTCATCTACTGGGCCGCGGGACTCACGCTCCGGTCCGGAGGACCGGCGATCTCCATCGGCACGCTCGTCGCCTTCGTCTCGCTCCAGCAGGGCCTGTTCCGTCCCGCCGTGAGCCTGCTCTCCACCGGAGTGCAGATGCAGACCTCGCTCGCGCTCTTCCAGCGGATCTTCGAGTATCTCGACCTGCCGGTGGACATCACCGAGCCCGAGAAGCCCGTCCGGCTCGCGAAGGTCCGCGGCGAAGTGCGGTTCCACGACGTCGACTTCCTCTACGAGGACAAGCAGGCGCGACCGACCCTCGACGGTATCGATGTCACAGTCCCGGCGGGCGGCAGCCTGGCGGTCGTCGGACCCACCGGCTCCGGCAAGTCCACGCTCAGCTATCTGGTGCCCCGGCTGTACGACGTCACCGGAGGCAGAGTCACGCTCGACGGCGTGGACGTACGCGACCTCGACTTCGACACCCTCGCCCGAGCCGTGGGCGTCGTCTCCCAGGAGACGTACCTCTTCCATGCCTCCGTCGCGGACAACCTGCGCTTCGCCAAGCCGGACGCGACCGACGGGGAGCTGGAGGCGGCCGCACGCGCCGCGCAGATCCACGACCACATCGCGTCCCTGCCCGACGGCTACGACACCCTGGTCGGCGAGCGCGGCTACCGCTTCTCGGGCGGCGAGAAGCAGCGGCTCGCCATCGCCCGCACCATCCTGCGTGACCCGCCCGTTCTGATCCTCGACGAGGCGACCAGCGCCCTCGACACCCGTACCGAACACGCCGTGCAGCGGGCGATCGACGCGCTCTCCGCGGGCCGCACCACCATCACCATCGCCCATCGGCTCTCCACGGTCAGGGATGCCGACCAGATCGTCGTCCTCGACGCGGGACAGATAGCCGAGCGCGGCAGCCATGAGGAACTGCTCGACCGGGACGGCCGCTACGCCGCTCTGGTGCGCAGGGACGCCCAGTTGGCCCCCGTCGCACCCTGACGGTGGACGGCTCTCTCCGATACGGCATGATCGCCGCCCATGAGAGCTCTTCTTGGGGTGGAACTGCCCGGATACCGGCCCGTCGACAACGACGTGTGGGCGAACGACGAAGGCGATGTGCTGTCGCTGCACTTCTTCGGGCTGGCGCCCGACCTGCCCGCGTCGCTCGACGACGGGCCCGCGCTGCGCGCCGCCCTCACCCGCTACACCGCCGACGCCGGGGGCGGCCTGATCGAGGCCTCGGTGAAGTCACTCGGCCGGCTTCCCGCGCTGAAGCAGATACTGAAACTGCCGCTGCCGGGACAGCCCAGCGGCCAGGCCTTCATCGGCAGCTTCACCGTGCCGCGCGCGAACTGCAGCACCGTGGTGAAGATCCAGGCCCCCGAGCGCGGAATGACGGGGATGCGCGAGGCGATGGTGATGGCCCAGGTCGGCCACGACAAGTACTTCCGGCCCCACCCGTACGCGCCGGAGGTCCAGGGCGGTCTGCCCTTCCACGCCGCCGACCATGCCCAGTGGGACGCGCAGTTCCCCGACCACCCGCTGACCCGGGTTCGGCGCGCCCTGGACAGTCTTGCCGAAGTGGTCCAGGTGACACCGGAGTTCGCGGCGCTGCCGCCCTTCGCCCCCTGAGGCATGTGCGCGGTGACGGGGTCGGGCCAGGCACTCCGGCCGGCGGGGTCGGGGGCCAGGCAGGTCAGGCACCTCGGGCGGGCCACACACGTCAGGTCAGGTCAGACACCTCGGGTCACACGCGTCCGGTCAGCTTGGGCCGTACAGGTGTCAGGTCAGGCCGGCCAGGGCCGGTTCACCCTCCAGCAGCCGCTTGATCTCGCGGACCGCCGCGCGGCCCGCCCGGTTGGCGCCGATCGTCGAGGCCGATGGCCCGTACCCGACGAGATGGATCCGAGCGTCCCGTACGGCGCGCGTGCCCTCCACCTGCACGCCGCCGCCCGGCTCGCGCAGCCTCAGCGGTGCGAGATGGTCGATGGCCGCACGGAAACCGGTCGCCCAGAGGATCGCATCCGCCTCCACCGTCCGCCCGTCGCCCCAGGCCACCCCGGTCGGCGTGATCCGGTCGAACATCGGCAACCGGTCAAGGACCCCTTCCGCACGGGCCCGCCGGATGGCGTCGTTCACCGGCAGTCCGGTCACCGAGACCACGCTCCGGGGCGGCAGTCCACGCCGTACGCGCTCCTCCACCATGGCCACCGCTGCCCGCCCGGCGTCCTCGTTGAACGGGCCCTCGCGGAAGACGGGCGGCCTCCGCGTCACCCAGATGGTGTCCGCCGCCACCTCCGCGATCTCCATCAGATGCTGCGTCCCGGAGGCCCCGCCGCCCACCACGATCACGCGCTGCCCGGCGAACTCCTCGGGCCCCGGATAGTCCACGGTGTGCAACTGCCGCCCCCGGAAGGTGTCCTGGCCCGGGTAGCGGGGCCAGAACGGACGGTCCCAGGTGCCGGTCGCATTGATCAGCGCCCGCGCCGACCAGGTGCCCTCCGAGGTCTCGACGAGCAGCCGCCCGCCCTCTCCCTCGTGGACCCTGGTGACGTCGACGGGCCGGTGGACGCGGAGATCGAAGCGCTCCTCGTACGCCGAGAAGTACGCACCGATCACCTCGGAGGAGGGCCGCCCGTCGTCCGCACCCGTCAGTTCCATGCCCGGCAGCGCGTGCATGCCGTGCACCTTGCCGTACGTCAGTGAGGGCCACCGGAACTGCCAGGCGCCGCCCGCGCGCGGGGCGTGGTCGAGCACCACGAAGTCGCGGTCCGGCACCAGGCCGGCGCGACGCAGATGGTGGGCGCCGGACAGACCCGCCTGCCCGGCGCCGACGACGACCACGTCCACGTCTCGTACCCCGATATTGTTCACGCTTCTACCAACTGCGCCGGGGCCGTGGATCTTCCCGCTCCACCCGGCGGAGCTAGAGGAAGTTGACTCCCTGGGCCAGGGGCAGGCTGTCCGAGTAGTTCACGG
Proteins encoded in this window:
- a CDS encoding ABC transporter ATP-binding protein, with translation MQIRDLPYPDPGDPDVRSGTRFLLWLGRNQLGGQLKSLFWGLMHQLGIAGLPLGVGLAVQAVVDRSSEQLAYAGGLIALLGAAIALGDTMLHRTAVTNWITAAARVQQLLARRTAELGAVLTRRVAAGEVVAVSTGDVEKIGWFVEALSRFAAAATTLVVVCVGLVIYQPALGVMVAIGVPVLALAVLPLLPRATRRADIQREKAGRATELASDTVAGLRVLRGIGGEELFLGRYRRASQEVRRAAVRSARMWALIAAIQVLLPGLLLIAVVAYGAKLTLEGRITVGELVTVYSAVLLTHYPLQNFEEIAMAFSFSRPSAKRAARVLALRRTTEPSGVAYGRPSGDLYDPVTGVLAPAGRFTAVVCGDPDAAGLLAERLGGHPATAAETTAEAENEAGAKAGTASVLLGGVPLDELTLAAARAAVLVQDKDPVLLSGTLRELLDIPSSGKVSAEEALDAAQCGDVLDALAQASVDTDGDPMRTRITERGRSLSGGQRQRLALARSLVTDPEVLVLDEPTSAVDSHTEARVAAGVKRLRTDRTTVVFASSPLLLDLADRVVLVDNDQAVAVGVHRELLHTDPRYRAVVTRETDVFAEIEESA
- a CDS encoding peptide-N4-asparagine amidase, with translation MKRQIMSMLAGLALAAGSLLGAGPAAAAAEPPIDPPAEFGNDWHDPVTAAPPVGRPATASCQVTLVQAQFRDFMPHRGSYAPPEECGRNWSKVVLRLDGSVKGRQYDRLGHLAVGGVEVLRTSTPQPSPDGIAWSVEKDITRYSDTLRSAQPVEMLIGNVVNETYTGVIDVKVTLTFYASDGTVKSAGTPDKVLAPAGTSLTTPRNSERIIAEVYATGSGGGCEEYWYLTVPDAAPYSCKAADGPYREVQIKVDGQLAGIAAPFPTVWTGGWSNPFLWYVIPGPRAFDIKPIQYDLTPFAARLNDGRPHRVEVSVVGVPPGQTGWSTPTNVLVWQDEGSTVVTGGLTRHQESSPVNSVTYTPGSEHRLDTEGGHRLTVAGYLNTSHGRVVTSVSRTLANSSVHRWTEGESLDAFKGTWTDDETVTGGRQVTATHRTYTMDGVTTLGAGDRLRTVLTLGDTADTVVLRGGKRLTWTRLDDAYAGDATYTANVPRDQRHAVGTTAERYRLYGSGGCYDRTLTTVQGTVTEDRRRC
- a CDS encoding Gfo/Idh/MocA family protein, producing MNDAAQQNHGRDEGDAGSMSRRSVLRTTAGAAGAGLGLGALGTSTAAAAGTGAAGGTAGAIAPTETAGAGAAETAAPARKGRTMAGIPFDRRTTVRVGIIGLGNRGGSMIDLFLALPGVRVVALCDPVKAKTESAAAKVVKAGQPAPAVYTKGEDDYENLCERGDLDFVYVATPWDLHFAMAKAAMLNGKHVGVECPVAMRLDELWQLVDLSERTRRHCMQLENCCYGKNEMRVLRMAHAGKFGDLLHGAGAYNHDLRGLMFDPDYYEGPWRRLWHTRLRGDLYPNHGFGPVSNYMDINRGDRVVSISSFGTPALGLAEYRRANMPPGDPSWKETYIESDRTISMVQTAKGRVIRLEHDVSTPHPYSRINSLGGTKGVFEDYPARIYLEPDHTDDQWKDFSQYADWDHWLWKEHSNPPGGHGGMDYIMIFRLMQCMQLGLVPDFDVYDAATWTAPVPLSHASVKAKGAPQQIPDFTRGEWRKARPGVDSARPAS
- a CDS encoding MarR family winged helix-turn-helix transcriptional regulator, producing MSTPDADGLLAEQLLRLTRRLHRSQKRQLESADIAITPAQSRLLRTVSHYDQPPRMADLAARLEVVPRAVTSLVDGLEASGRVRRAPDPTNRRVIRIELTDTGRATLRALRRARRAAAEDILAPLTADQREVLGGLLSTLVDGAGPRC
- a CDS encoding ABC transporter ATP-binding protein, with product MKPEQSTWTPPPKGADQPPAEVRRILRLFRPYRGRLAVVGLLVGAASLVSVASPFMLREILDTAIPQGRTGLLSLLALGMILTAVMTSVFGVLQTLISTTVGQRVMHDLRTAVYAQLQRMPLAFFTRTRTGEVQSRIANDIGGMQATVTSTATSLVSNLTAVVATVVAMLALDWRLTAVSLLLLPLFVWISRRVGRERKKITTQRQKQMAAMAATVTESLSVSGILLGRTMGRADSLTTSFAEESERLVDLEVRSSMAGRWRMSTIGIVMAAMPALIYWAAGLTLRSGGPAISIGTLVAFVSLQQGLFRPAVSLLSTGVQMQTSLALFQRIFEYLDLPVDITEPEKPVRLAKVRGEVRFHDVDFLYEDKQARPTLDGIDVTVPAGGSLAVVGPTGSGKSTLSYLVPRLYDVTGGRVTLDGVDVRDLDFDTLARAVGVVSQETYLFHASVADNLRFAKPDATDGELEAAARAAQIHDHIASLPDGYDTLVGERGYRFSGGEKQRLAIARTILRDPPVLILDEATSALDTRTEHAVQRAIDALSAGRTTITIAHRLSTVRDADQIVVLDAGQIAERGSHEELLDRDGRYAALVRRDAQLAPVAP
- a CDS encoding NAD(P)-binding domain-containing protein; this encodes MNNIGVRDVDVVVVGAGQAGLSGAHHLRRAGLVPDRDFVVLDHAPRAGGAWQFRWPSLTYGKVHGMHALPGMELTGADDGRPSSEVIGAYFSAYEERFDLRVHRPVDVTRVHEGEGGRLLVETSEGTWSARALINATGTWDRPFWPRYPGQDTFRGRQLHTVDYPGPEEFAGQRVIVVGGGASGTQHLMEIAEVAADTIWVTRRPPVFREGPFNEDAGRAAVAMVEERVRRGLPPRSVVSVTGLPVNDAIRRARAEGVLDRLPMFDRITPTGVAWGDGRTVEADAILWATGFRAAIDHLAPLRLREPGGGVQVEGTRAVRDARIHLVGYGPSASTIGANRAGRAAVREIKRLLEGEPALAGLT